From Nitrosopumilus zosterae, the proteins below share one genomic window:
- a CDS encoding 50S ribosomal protein L5, translating to MSQTTEPIMKKISLEKIVLNMGVGKSGDSINIAKKALDQISGKKSSSRAAKETQRDWGVRKGEPIGVAVTIRGDDAKELLKRLLEAKGNTVNGKSFDNFGNYSFGIKEHIDIPGVKYDPQIGILGLGISITLTRPGYGIRNRSKHKASVGKKHIISNQEAKDYLVKEFGVTVA from the coding sequence ATGTCTCAAACAACAGAACCAATAATGAAAAAAATATCTCTCGAGAAAATAGTTCTCAATATGGGAGTAGGTAAATCAGGAGATTCAATTAACATTGCAAAAAAAGCACTGGATCAAATATCAGGAAAAAAATCATCATCGAGAGCTGCCAAAGAAACACAAAGAGATTGGGGAGTTAGAAAAGGCGAACCAATAGGTGTAGCAGTAACAATTCGTGGAGATGACGCAAAAGAACTACTAAAAAGATTGTTAGAAGCAAAAGGAAATACAGTCAATGGCAAATCATTTGATAACTTTGGGAATTATTCATTTGGAATTAAAGAACACATAGACATTCCAGGGGTAAAATATGATCCGCAAATAGGAATTTTGGGTTTAGGAATCTCAATCACATTAACAAGACCAGGTTACGGAATTAGGAATAGAAGTAAACACAAAGCAAGTGTCGGAAAAAAACACATAATCAGCAATCAAGAAGCAAAGGATTATCTAGTAAAAGAATTCGGAGTGACAGTAGCATAA
- a CDS encoding 30S ribosomal protein S14: protein MAKDRSYETTGRKKHDFGRGSRWCKRCGDYTAVIQKYDLMLCRRCFREVATSLGFRKNK from the coding sequence ATGGCAAAAGATAGATCATACGAGACTACTGGAAGAAAAAAGCATGATTTTGGCAGAGGTTCAAGATGGTGTAAAAGATGCGGAGATTATACAGCTGTAATTCAAAAATATGATTTAATGCTATGCAGACGATGCTTCAGAGAAGTCGCAACATCTTTAGGGTTTAGGAAAAATAAGTGA
- a CDS encoding 30S ribosomal protein S8, with protein MPATNILANLFVTLYNNETRRKRDCVILPTSKLGIEVLKTLQKDGYIGEFEHIDDKRGGKFKIKLLAKITKCGAISPRFKVKNDEYNNWEQQYLPAYDRGMLLVTTNQGVMSHHDALEKGIGGFLIGYVY; from the coding sequence ATGCCAGCAACGAACATTTTAGCAAATCTATTTGTCACACTATACAATAATGAAACAAGAAGGAAAAGAGATTGTGTGATTCTTCCAACTTCAAAACTCGGAATCGAAGTTTTAAAGACACTTCAAAAGGATGGATATATTGGAGAGTTTGAACATATTGATGATAAAAGGGGAGGTAAATTCAAAATCAAATTATTGGCCAAAATTACAAAATGTGGAGCAATTTCTCCAAGATTCAAGGTAAAAAACGACGAATACAATAATTGGGAACAGCAATACTTACCAGCATACGACAGAGGAATGTTACTTGTTACAACTAATCAAGGAGTAATGTCCCATCATGACGCATTAGAAAAAGGAATTGGAGGATTTTTAATCGGATATGTCTACTAA
- a CDS encoding 50S ribosomal protein L6, translated as MSTKQMEKFQDEVIIPEGVKITLNKHMLSFVGPLGKTFKNFRTIPVNLEITESKVILNTIGSRNKDYAILHTARSIIRNICEGLVEGYTIKMKIVYAHFPITLKVEGKKILIENFQGERAPRITKIVGNTKVIPKGEDVILTGEVWTDITQTAANIEQKTKVKNKDHRVFLDGIYAFEKKKGLEK; from the coding sequence ATGTCTACTAAACAAATGGAAAAATTTCAGGACGAAGTGATCATTCCAGAAGGCGTTAAAATCACATTAAACAAACACATGTTGTCGTTTGTAGGACCACTTGGCAAAACTTTCAAAAACTTTAGAACTATACCAGTAAATCTTGAGATTACTGAAAGTAAAGTTATCTTAAACACCATAGGCAGTAGAAATAAAGATTATGCAATTTTACATACAGCAAGATCTATCATTAGAAATATTTGCGAAGGCTTGGTAGAAGGGTATACAATTAAAATGAAAATTGTTTATGCACACTTTCCAATCACATTAAAAGTAGAAGGGAAAAAAATCCTAATTGAAAATTTCCAAGGAGAAAGAGCTCCAAGAATTACAAAAATTGTCGGAAACACCAAAGTGATTCCTAAAGGTGAAGATGTAATTCTAACAGGCGAAGTATGGACAGATATCACTCAAACTGCAGCAAATATCGAACAAAAAACCAAAGTAAAAAATAAAGACCACAGGGTTTTCTTAGATGGGATATATGCTTTTGAGAAAAAGAAAGGCTTAGAAAAGTAA
- a CDS encoding DUF2299 family protein: MSASRLRDNVERWLIHEGLSFEEIKSAENSFQILAKHAGQADIPVEIFEPKGQPGILVIGAKVVMKNNQIARYLGFNAQEKENFEKKVTDFCHSIQAINKIITEDGKQKIGVYVVLDDKENINQQTVFDAIDSVSEKHEKTSRFLLKTF; this comes from the coding sequence ATGAGTGCATCCAGGTTACGCGATAATGTCGAAAGATGGTTGATACATGAAGGACTGTCTTTTGAAGAAATAAAGAGTGCAGAAAATTCTTTCCAAATTTTAGCAAAGCACGCAGGTCAAGCAGACATTCCTGTTGAAATATTTGAACCAAAAGGCCAGCCAGGAATTCTGGTAATTGGAGCCAAAGTTGTAATGAAAAACAACCAGATTGCACGTTATTTGGGATTTAATGCACAAGAAAAAGAGAACTTTGAAAAAAAAGTGACAGATTTTTGCCATTCAATTCAGGCTATTAATAAAATCATTACAGAAGATGGCAAACAAAAAATCGGAGTTTATGTTGTTCTAGACGATAAAGAAAACATCAACCAACAGACAGTTTTTGATGCAATAGACAGTGTATCAGAAAAACATGAAAAGACGTCGAGATTTTTGTTGAAAACATTTTAA
- a CDS encoding DUF4352 domain-containing protein, giving the protein MAGMGVIIVIGAIIASMVVANYMYIQYTTNYIEAVAGKPIMVGPVEYAITFEGTHEGSKEMMPENTFVKIGITAKNTSDEKTILSGGQFYIVDEKDQKHEAVFGEFSSKDLFLESLEPNKSIERTTQFDIPFDEEKKYKIIIRPQKDQSTVDTAVVCIRNC; this is encoded by the coding sequence ATGGCAGGAATGGGCGTAATTATTGTGATCGGCGCCATCATAGCTTCAATGGTTGTTGCAAATTACATGTATATACAATATACAACAAATTACATCGAGGCAGTTGCAGGAAAGCCAATCATGGTAGGTCCGGTGGAATACGCCATAACATTTGAAGGAACTCATGAAGGAAGTAAAGAAATGATGCCAGAAAATACATTTGTAAAAATTGGAATTACAGCCAAAAACACCAGTGATGAAAAAACAATCCTTTCAGGAGGACAATTTTACATTGTTGATGAAAAAGATCAAAAACATGAGGCAGTATTCGGAGAGTTTTCTTCTAAAGACCTATTCCTAGAATCATTAGAGCCAAACAAATCGATTGAGAGAACAACGCAGTTTGATATTCCATTTGATGAAGAAAAAAAATACAAAATAATTATTCGGCCACAAAAAGATCAATCAACAGTTGATACAGCTGTTGTTTGCATAAGAAATTGTTGA
- a CDS encoding histone, whose translation MAISKAKRAEAAKKAARTRKRNAAKAAAEALKAAAARKRKAAATRRKNAGKAAPKRKAAAKRRAAPKRKAAPKRRTAAKKAAPKRKAAAKRRAAPKRRTAAKKAAPKRKAAAKRRAAPKRKAAKRRR comes from the coding sequence ATGGCAATATCCAAAGCCAAAAGAGCAGAAGCAGCTAAAAAAGCAGCAAGAACTCGAAAGAGAAATGCAGCTAAAGCAGCCGCAGAAGCACTAAAAGCAGCCGCAGCTCGTAAGAGAAAGGCAGCAGCAACTCGAAGGAAGAACGCTGGCAAGGCAGCTCCAAAGAGAAAGGCAGCAGCAAAACGCAGAGCCGCTCCAAAGAGAAAGGCAGCGCCTAAGAGAAGAACTGCAGCTAAAAAAGCAGCTCCAAAGAGAAAGGCAGCAGCAAAACGCAGAGCCGCTCCAAAGAGACGTACTGCAGCTAAAAAAGCAGCTCCAAAGAGAAAGGCAGCAGCAAAACGCAGAGCCGCTCCAAAGAGAAAGGCAGCTAAACGTCGACGTTAA
- a CDS encoding PPOX class F420-dependent oxidoreductase: MDAKAVKLFSQKNLVFIATVMKDGSPQVSPVWANYEDGYILVNTAEGRIKHKNVLRDPRVAVSVVSRDNPLDMTTIRGTVEDLIPDYEYKHADKLTQQYMEREHYPFKRDNEKRIILKIKPIKVFVLPELKINE; the protein is encoded by the coding sequence ATTGATGCAAAAGCAGTAAAGTTGTTTTCACAAAAAAATCTTGTTTTCATTGCGACTGTTATGAAAGATGGTTCCCCACAGGTATCTCCTGTCTGGGCAAATTATGAAGATGGATATATTTTGGTGAACACTGCAGAGGGAAGAATAAAACACAAAAATGTTTTACGTGATCCTAGGGTTGCGGTTTCTGTTGTATCTAGAGACAATCCTCTTGACATGACAACAATTCGCGGAACAGTTGAGGATTTGATTCCCGATTATGAATACAAACATGCTGATAAACTCACACAACAATACATGGAACGTGAACACTATCCCTTCAAACGTGACAATGAAAAAAGAATCATACTGAAAATAAAACCAATCAAAGTTTTTGTCTTGCCTGAACTAAAGATCAACGAGTAA
- a CDS encoding winged helix-turn-helix domain-containing protein, with translation MSTLLEKQIKVNRIVTTSIEHARAIEDPARAKIMEILYHQALSADQISTALKKTGYKKALTTVRHHLEILKESGLVEIVRIEESRGAITKYYSTSTKLLDFQTPVDFDSTYSKVIHNTSTKIEKILKGLTPKTASKGKKSEDYSQYLVMEIMNRAMTNVLEKSNKK, from the coding sequence ATGTCTACGTTGTTAGAAAAGCAAATCAAAGTTAATCGTATTGTTACGACAAGTATTGAACATGCACGTGCAATTGAAGACCCTGCACGGGCAAAAATTATGGAAATTCTGTACCATCAGGCATTATCTGCAGATCAAATTTCAACAGCTCTGAAAAAGACTGGATACAAAAAAGCATTGACTACAGTGCGTCATCACTTAGAAATTCTAAAGGAATCGGGACTAGTTGAAATTGTTCGAATTGAGGAATCTCGTGGTGCTATTACAAAATATTATAGCACATCGACAAAATTGTTAGATTTTCAAACTCCTGTGGATTTTGATTCTACGTATTCAAAGGTAATACACAACACTTCTACAAAAATTGAAAAAATTCTAAAAGGATTGACCCCAAAAACTGCATCAAAAGGAAAAAAATCTGAAGACTATTCTCAATATTTGGTGATGGAAATCATGAATAGGGCGATGACTAATGTTCTTGAAAAATCTAACAAAAAATAA
- the purC gene encoding phosphoribosylaminoimidazolesuccinocarboxamide synthase — MKFLTRGKVKDLYDVDENTLLFKFSDRVSAFDVKFKQDIPRKGEVLCKFAEFWFNELSVPNHFVRRESDTEIVVKKMKMLPIECVVRGYFYGSLVSRWKQGEVSVPEGTDTTLAAKLPEPIFDPTTKSEHDVPINKSKALDMNLVTEEQYGWLEQASIAIYKKMAAIANNAGFILADLKLEFGILDGKITLGDSIGPDEYRLWPKDSYEVGKIQEAYDKQLLRDWLTANGYQKKFDDERDAGREPIPPEIPDEIIQKMTQRYVLAYEKITGNTL, encoded by the coding sequence TTGAAGTTTCTTACACGCGGCAAAGTAAAGGATCTATATGACGTCGATGAAAATACTCTACTTTTCAAGTTCTCAGATAGAGTTTCAGCGTTTGATGTCAAGTTCAAACAGGATATTCCTCGTAAAGGGGAAGTTTTGTGCAAGTTTGCAGAATTTTGGTTTAACGAATTGTCCGTACCAAACCATTTTGTTCGAAGAGAATCAGATACTGAAATTGTTGTAAAAAAAATGAAGATGTTGCCTATAGAATGCGTGGTTAGAGGTTATTTTTATGGCAGTCTTGTAAGTAGATGGAAGCAAGGCGAGGTTTCTGTTCCAGAAGGAACCGACACAACACTTGCTGCAAAGCTGCCTGAACCAATTTTTGATCCTACCACAAAGTCTGAACATGATGTTCCTATCAACAAATCAAAAGCACTGGATATGAACTTGGTAACTGAGGAACAATATGGGTGGTTAGAGCAAGCTTCGATTGCCATTTACAAAAAAATGGCTGCAATTGCAAATAATGCCGGTTTTATTTTGGCTGATTTGAAACTAGAATTTGGAATTTTAGACGGAAAAATTACCTTGGGTGATTCTATTGGTCCAGACGAGTATAGACTATGGCCAAAAGATTCCTATGAAGTAGGAAAAATCCAAGAAGCATATGACAAACAACTGTTACGGGATTGGTTAACCGCTAATGGTTATCAGAAAAAATTTGATGATGAGCGTGATGCTGGACGAGAACCTATTCCCCCTGAAATTCCAGATGAAATCATTCAAAAAATGACTCAGAGATATGTTCTTGCATATGAAAAGATAACTGGAAATACTCTTTAA
- a CDS encoding DUF427 domain-containing protein, whose protein sequence is MQAIWNDVVIAESDNTVVVEGNHYFPFDSIKKEYFQKTDLTTFCGWKGMANYYSVTVNGKTNKDCAWYYEQPNDAAMKIKGMVAFWNGVKVVNS, encoded by the coding sequence ATGCAAGCAATATGGAATGATGTAGTAATTGCTGAAAGTGATAATACGGTAGTTGTTGAAGGAAATCATTATTTTCCATTTGACTCTATAAAAAAAGAATATTTCCAAAAGACTGATCTTACGACATTCTGTGGTTGGAAAGGTATGGCGAATTATTACTCAGTTACCGTAAATGGAAAAACTAACAAAGATTGTGCCTGGTATTATGAGCAACCAAATGATGCTGCCATGAAGATCAAGGGAATGGTGGCGTTTTGGAATGGTGTTAAAGTGGTTAATTCCTAA
- a CDS encoding Lrp/AsnC ligand binding domain-containing protein: METALVLVKSEISHEMDVMRQLLKIDQVKEAKGTFGLYDIFVKIEANSSLEIADIITKQIRKITHVISTTTLSVIPEQNKK; encoded by the coding sequence TTGGAAACAGCTTTGGTTTTAGTAAAAAGTGAAATTAGTCATGAAATGGATGTTATGCGTCAACTTTTAAAAATTGATCAAGTCAAAGAGGCAAAGGGCACTTTTGGCCTTTATGATATTTTTGTAAAAATTGAGGCAAACTCTTCACTGGAAATTGCAGATATCATTACAAAACAAATTAGAAAAATCACGCATGTGATATCCACTACAACGTTATCTGTAATACCTGAGCAAAATAAAAAATAA